The following proteins come from a genomic window of Crassostrea angulata isolate pt1a10 chromosome 1, ASM2561291v2, whole genome shotgun sequence:
- the LOC128168221 gene encoding uncharacterized protein LOC128168221, with product MIREADEEDLERGSDDLDSSVPDDGGETWTPKVSQTLTDSTSDLESSSEFNEAQFALTCAVCGQSCSTARFCNQCSLYICEQCVAQHLKTPGKHYVVDFRERTVGVPRCIQHQSTESTYQCTTCNVCICNDCMMTMHRLHRNVHIKEVMDRQSNTLMKNMAELQSVIKPVFQQKIDFMKLKLANAKRAYDVMDSDISMCAEKLRRDVDLAIEALKLEAEKYRKEHTRELEHDISVLETKLIEVQEASKKGENALSNSLELLKYESNIESLKTIPDMTDFELPVFSPGRVDVKAGVGQLSRLVKSVIPSSAIKKRSAKKSKKIKSEPTIETSITVGERYVYDVACASKSSAWMCGAGLFYYDNNVRLIEKDGNNKETLECPINPKYIALKSPGRVLFSDDSDKTVKLWSRDDQGVFIKTDSWTPEGLAVTLSGDVIVCQYKKTEVAAEHNSLSRVVRYNGEGSEIRKMEYRKEKRLFWHALFVAENRNFDVCVSDSAKHAVVVLDKMGEFQFIYKGNIKTGKYQSFNPRGLDTDSQGNILISDYMNYTVHIIDQYGNFLHYLMRKHLKFPLGISVDADDKVWVGEYNNGTIAVIEYLS from the exons ATGATACGAGAGGCTGATGAGGAGGACTTAGAGCGAGGCTCTGACGATTTGGACAGTTCTGTACCGGACGATGGCGGCGAGACATGGACGCCAAAGGTCTCCCAAACTCTCACCGACTCGACATCCG ATTTGGAATCATCTTCAGAGTTTAATGAGGCCCAGTTTGCCCTGACTTGCGCAGTATGTGGCCAATCGTGTAGCACGGCTCGGTTCTGTAACCAGTGTTCTCTCTATATTTGCGAACAATGTGTTGCACAGCATCTTAAAACTCCTGGGAAGCACTACGTCGTCGATTTTCGGGAACGAACTGTCGGCGTACCTCGCTGTATCCAACATCAGAGCACAGAGAGCACGTACCAATGTACCACGTGCAACGTGTGCATCTGTAACGATTGTATGATGACCATGCATCGGCTGCACAGAAATGTTCATATAAAAGAAGTAATGGATCGACAAAGCAATACTCTGATGAAAAATATGGCTGAACTCCAATCGGTAATAAAACCAGTGTTCCAGCAAAAAATTGACTTCATGAAATTAAAGTTAGCCAATGCAAAAAGGGCTTATGATGTTATGGACAGTGATATTTCAATGTGCGCTGAGAAATTGCGCCGAGATGTAGATTTAGCCATCGAGGCATTAAAGTTAGAGGCGGAAAAGTACAGAAAAGAACATACAAGAGAACTAGAGCATGATATCTCTGTTTTAGAGACGAAACTAATAGAAGTGCAAGAAGCCTCGAAAAAGGGTGAAAATGCCTTGTCAAACTCATTAGAACTTCTGAAATATGAATCaaatattgaatcactgaaAACGATTCCAGATATGACAGACTTCGAATTGCCAGTATTTTCTCCTGGCCGGGTAGACGTTAAGGCCGGCGTTGGACAGTTGTCTCGTTTGGTCAAATCGGTCATTCCTTCATCTGCCATCAAAAAGAGAAGTGCAAAGAAATCCAAGAAGATAAAGTCAGAGCCAACGATTGAAACGTCCATTACTGTTGGAGAAAGATATGTTTATGACGTAGCATGTGCATCAAAATCGTCTGCTTGGATGTGTGGAGCTGGCCTCTTTTACTACGACAACAATGTGcgattgattgaaaaagatggAAATAACAAAGAAACATTAGAGTGTCCAATAAATCCTAAATACATAGCTTTGAAGTCTCCTGGACGTGTTCTTTTCAGCGACGACTCTGACAAAACAGTCAAACTATGGTCACGTGATGACCAGGGAGTTTTCATCAAAACCGACAGTTGGACCCCAGAGGGACTGGCCGTTACATTGTCTGGTGACGTCATTGTTTGTCAATACAAGAAAACAGAGGTAGCAGCTGAGCATAATTCGTTGTCAAGGGTTGTACGATATAACGGCGAAGGCTCCGAGATCAGAAAAATGGAgtacagaaaagaaaaaagattgtTCTGGCATGCTCTCTTTGTCGCCGAAAACAGAAATTTCGACGTTTGTGTGTCTGATTCAGCTAAACATGCAGTTGTCGTGCTGGACAAGATGGGAGAATTTCAATTCATCTACAAGGGAAACATCAAGACTGGAAAATATCAGAGCTTCAACCCGAGGGGCCTCGATACAGACAGTCAGGGGAATATTCTGATCTCGGACTACATGAACTACACTGTCCATATCATCGACCAATACGGCAATTTTCTCCACTACTTGATGCGAAAACATCTGAAGTTCCCGCTGGGTATCTCCGTGGATGCTGACGACAAGGTGTGGGTCGGGGAGTATAACAATGGCACGATTGCCGTCATAGAATACCTGTCTTAG
- the LOC128190074 gene encoding uncharacterized protein LOC128190074, which translates to MKHTEHPKPNAPLEAHNMKEMTIRNSVEKLECEKRQKIIEKQRSYFVRQHSRDENEIKQILLRLQQEQETIHDDAEGSPLSTGNETREGSSCERDRSATDPGVEGEEVVNPYPLVIVPKYGSPTPLKNRVETDSPTRSLRRCDRNDSPNKSSSFRATVIAASFINKLHAPIAARKGGKSPFLEGDDALWVGDLEYIHSIRRPRKSVADMNHQRTIFRAKSDVHRIDASTPSSNFGSMVSLRGESPRFRHRDNFEELHGLPIVAHEHNGESVSTQETEVSPKLIRKTSRDKKGCEKQRKVSSSTVDLRKPLTVETEIKKSPRLLRKGSLENKTKVKSGVERSHSFHHAPKCRQEVTKPGNINTTKPDSVDSPKSTKEDIVEKPHKRKSSLKKKKDDSGTVAEKPKKISFADLDDSIPQRTRSLRERKTAMSGRPRSSSTGST; encoded by the exons ATGAAACATACGGAACATCCGAAGCCAAATGCCCCATTGGAGGCGCATAATATGAAAGAGATGACAATCAGAAATAGTGTGGAAAAGCTGGAATGCGAAAAGAGACAAAAGATTATCGAGAAACAGAGGAGCTATTTTGTTCGCCAGCACTCGAGGGATGAAAACGAAATCAAGCAGATATTACTACGCCTGCAGCAGGAACAAGAAACTATTCACGACGATGCGGAAGGGTCTCCACTTAGCA CTGGGAACGAAACAAGAGAGGGTTCATCGTGTGAACGGGACAGAAGCGCCACAGATCCGGGGGTAGAGGGGGAGGAAGTAGTCAATCCCTACCCCCTCGTCATTGTACCCAAATACGGATCTCCCACTCCCCTCAAAAATAGAG tcGAGACGGATAGCCCCACAAGGTCGCTTAGGAGATGTGATCGTAATGATTCCCCGAACAAATCGTCTTCGTTTCGCGCGACCGTCATTGCTGCTTCGTTCATCAATAAACTGCACGCCCCCATTGCTGCAAGAAAGGGCGGGAAGAGTCCGTTTTTGGAAGGAGATGATGCATTATGGGTAGGCGACCTCGAGTACATCCACTCCATCCGTAGACCTCGGAAGTCGGTAGCCGACATGAACCACCAGAGAACGATATTCCGAGCAAAGTCAGACGTTCATAGAATCGATGCAAGTACGCCGTCATCCAACTTTGGTTCAATGGTCAGTCTGCGCGGAGAAAGTCCAAGATTTAGACACAGAGACAATTTCGAAGAATTGCACGGCTTGCCAATTGTAGCCCATGAACACAATGGTGAGTCGGTTTCTACTCAGGAGACAGAGGTATCGCCGAAACTCATTCGTAAGACTTCTAGGGACAAAAAGGGTTGTGAAAAACAGCGCAAAGTAAGCAGTTCTACCGTGGATTTGAGAAAACCTTTGACTGTAGAAACCGAAATAAAAAAATCTCCTAGACTTTTGAGGAAAGGTTctttagaaaacaaaacaaaggtCAAATCTGGTGTTGAGCGGAGTCATTCTTTCCATCATGCACCAAAATGTCGCCAAGAAGTGACAAAACCGGGAAACATAAATACAACAAAACCCGATTCAGTCGACAGCCCAAAATCTACAAAAGAAGACATTGTAGAAAAACCCCATAAACGGAAATCGTCtttgaaaaagaagaaagaCGACTCGGGAACCGTAGCagaaaaaccaaagaaaatttCTTTTGCCGATTTAGACGACTCGATCCCCCAAAGGACTCGGTCACTCAGGGAGAGGAAAACCGCCATGTCCGGTCGGCCAAGATCGTCGTCCACCGGAAGTACGTGA